GCATCGAGCATGGTTCTGTACCTCGCTGTTCACACTTACGGCGATATGATCCTGTACCCCTATGGATACGCCTGGCCTTTTATTCCGGTGTCGAACCAAGCCGCTCACATTGCCCTTGGAGAGCAGGCCCGCAGTGCGGTTTCTGCCGTCGGTGGGCCACTTTACGTTGTCGGTAATAGTGCCGAGATCCTGTACACCGCCACTGGTTGCAGTGATGACTACGCAGCAGGAGTTATTGGATCCCGATTCGCTTTCACGCTCGAGCTAACTGGAGGAGGATCAACCGGATTCGACCTTCCTGCTA
This genomic window from Anopheles cruzii unplaced genomic scaffold, idAnoCruzAS_RS32_06 scaffold04528_ctg1, whole genome shotgun sequence contains:
- the LOC128277195 gene encoding carboxypeptidase B-like; its protein translation is DYMWEFSSNACSDSYAGTAAFSELETQALNRVMQQYASSMVLYLAVHTYGDMILYPYGYAWPFIPVSNQAAHIALGEQARSAVSAVGGPLYVVGNSAEILYTATGCSDDYAAGVIGSRFAFTLELTGGGSTGFDLPASQIMAVASQTFQIFRTMANNA